The genomic stretch ATGCATCATTGTAGTCAAGGTAACCATTGTAAGGGACACCTCTCGGGGTCAATCTACTCTTGCGGTTATTCCACTTCACAATGCTTTCTTTATGCAAGTCCTCATAATCAGTGGCATTTCCCCGACGATCAATTTTATGCAACTTTTTAGATGTTTTACACATAGGGGGAATGGTAGGATGCCAACCAAATTGCCTAACGACCCTATTAGGAAAATGCCACTCAACGGCTTCAAAGCAAATGAGTGGTGCATTTACAATCCACTCACTAGGGTCTTCGGTACAAATGGCGGGAAGAAGGGAAAGGACCTCCGTAGGGTAGGGTTCCCAAGTGAACATGGTATCGGTCATTGTATCAAGAGCATGCCTACATTGAATTAAACCAATCTAGTGATCCCTATAAGCCCGGTGTATTCTTAACCACCTACAACCAAGTGGGTCAACACCCTCCACCACTTGTGAACCAAGAGGGTATTCGACCCCGGCTTGCTCCTCTACTATTTACATAATCAACATCTAAAGCATGAACCTTGATGAATTGGGTGTTAGTACATGGTTGAGAAACAAGGtctatcatatcatcatcatcactcaacAACAACATTGCATCCTCCTCTTCaatcacattttcaatttcatctCCAAAAATATTACCATCAATGGGCGCTTCATCAACATTATTAGATGACAAAGACAAAAACCAATTTGGATCCTCAACTTGACTAAGCATATTTGTGAATGACAAATTAGAGGGTTGTGTAGTAGTTTGTGTTATTTCAAGAGGCATCAACTCAATAAACAAATCCATCGATGCCGCTTTCGATTGACACACACTTGCCCACATAGCTTTTAAACTACGATCATTACTCAAGGATACTACTTTATAACCTCTTACACTTGGGAATTTCATTTTGATATTAATCTCATATTTTGTTTTATCCACCTCTAAAGACTCATATATTTCACTCTTGAGCTCATTAAGACTAATAGTACTATTAACAATAACAAAGCTTTCACAACCACCCTTATAACTAATATCTTCACCATTTACCTCTACTTCACCATTCCACCAACAAGTCAATGGATAATTATTTATCTCCAGTGTAAATAATCAAACTAAATACAAACTATATCAACCAAGCTACTAATTTGAACTATCAAAGTAACAAACTAAGCTAAAAACAATTACAAAACTAAGCACAAAATAATTAGTAAATTGGGGGAAGAATTACTTAAGTATGCACGAAATTAGTAAATTAGGGTTGAATTATTACCTTTAGATGAATATAGGATGAATTAGGTTGATGGAGATGAATTGATTGAAAGAAATTTGGTGGATTTTGGGTGAGAAATTGGGTTTTTCGCACATTAGGGTTCCGGGTTTGAAGAGAGCAATTGAGGATTTTTTTTGTTCAATGGGATGAATGAAGATtcctgtgtttttttttttatataagcaGCAAAGCCGCTATACTTCTTAGCGGTTTAAGGTgtcacattttttttttaaaaagagtTGACAAAGCCGCTAAAAACTTCAGCGGCTTTGCCTGTTATCTTCGCAATTTTTGAGTCCAGTACACTGGATTGTGGAAATTCAATGACTAgtaaaaaaaagaaggaaagccGCTAAGAAGATTAGCGGCTTTGTTGaaaaatctgcaaaaaaaaaataagtgatgacgtggacaccataaaCGTAAATAgtttcaactcaacactaatTACCTAATTAGTTTGCTTAATAACactaattaaccaaaaaattcttAGAATTGGGTGTTTGTTTTCGTGGATTGAGTAAATTCTTCGGATTAAGATAATAAACTCATCATGATGAATGCAGAGGAAACTGGTCAAAGGTTGCTAGAAAAATACTGGTGGATCATCAATTTGCGAGATGATTCGGGAAAGACGGCCTTAGACTATGCCAAACAAGCAAACGCACTTTGGCTAGTAAGTTTGCTGAACAATCCTTCTCTTATACAAAAAGAAGAATTTGATTGGATTGAAGCTTGTAAACGAGAAGAGACCTCTGCTGTTCTTGCCTTCATCGACAATTGTCAGGACCTACAAAAGGCTTGTCGACAAAAAAATGACACTCCTCTTCATCACATCAAACTACCCACTGTTAAAGAATACGTTAATTTCCTCAATAATCCGTCGGTTGCAGAGCTTAAGAATATAACTGATCATGACGGTGCAACTGCTTTGCACCGTGCACTCGAGAGAAAGGATATGCTTCTTGCAAAGGTACTACTACTTGATGATGAGGTCGAGCGCATCATTCCAGACCATTATGGCAGGACTAGTATGGACTTACTCGCCAGGCTTTGCAAGGAAAATGACGACTGGGTATGTTTAAACAACTTAATTTCTGTGATTTCTCGAGTAAAAAAAAAAGGCCCCATTAAACATGTTGTAGGCGTGTTTTAACACTCTTGAAACGAATTGCAGGAGAAAATGTGCAAGCAAATCAAAGTGAATCCATAtctcaaaacatcatatattcaACCGAGAACTAATTTAGATCAAATACGAAACACGCTCTCTGTTGTTGCTGCACTTTTAGCAACAATAACATTCGCAGCAGGATTCACTCTTCCTGGTGGACTTGATGAGAACTCGGGAGAAGCAATTCTTGCAAAAAGAGCGAGTTTTCTTAGTTTTTTCTTGGCGGATGTATATGCTATGTGTACCTCCATGTTGGTCTGTTCGCTTGGTTTGGTCTATGGTTTCTGAACCCGACATGGCTAGATTATTGGTTGATCGTAGTGTGTACATACTAATGCAGTCCTTATATGCTACCTTGTTAGCGTTTATGACTGGCGTCTACACTGTAATAGCACACCGTTCCTTATGGGCAGCCATACTTGTCTTCGTCATGTGTTCTGTCATTGGAATTTCCGCAAATCGGACCATTTTACATAATGTAATTGCCAAGTTAATTCCTACTGCAAATAGAGAAGAAAATCAAGATCAAATCCGGTTGCTCGAAGAGGTAAGAATATGTTATTTAAATACATTTACTCTTGTTTGAACTTCTAAATAGCTTAAATTTATAAAGGTGAACCAATGGTTTTTTTTAGTTTTCTTAACTGTATTTGTACTACTTCCAGGGAAGAAGTGTTGATGTCCCTTTAACAGAAAGGAATGCATCAAGTATTGCAGAGTAAATCGATTTCAGAGACGTTGATATCGTACTCCAAATCGATCTCGGCTTGATGAACTCGTCTACAAACCCTGGCAAACGGCAGTGGGAATcatacaatttttatgtattgAGTATGGTTTTTCGTCTTTAATTTAAGGCGGAGAATAAATATGACCGTGAAATACGCATCAGATTTCACGAATTAGCTTTTTTCTAAAGTCCTAAAAGTTTTTTTGATCAtattatttctcttctttgaatccattttattaatataattccttgctttttttaaaaaaaattctaatTTTGAACAACCGTATAAAATTGAAATGGAGTGAGCAAATGCTAGATAAAATCACAAAGGTAACATTTTTATTTTCCAAAATGgcattttgtaatttttttcacATTTAAATTGGCCCACCTTGAATCTTCAACATGTTTATACTCAAACAAGAATCTTCAACATGTTTATACTCCATAGTCCATAAGACTAACACTTTTGTCCAGGACTTTCAGTCCCAAAAATGTGAACATCAATAGTTAACTTTGGGACAACTCGGCTATTCAGATTAAACCAATTCTAAGGATAGAAGGAagggttttttttgtcaaacacaacctttaaaataAAATTTCTTCCAAACactacctttaaaaaaaaagtttgtaaaacaccacctttaataaaaattttgttgtcaaacacgactttttggctaAAGGACTTGACATTTTGCAATGGGGTAACTTCCAATCGATGTTTGGGATAGCAAACGATGTCAGTTTGAGGTGTTCTTAGACTCTttggaaaggtggaaatacaaACTTTCCATGGGTTATCAACACGATGGTCaaaggtggccttatgtggggtctattgatgtgtaaagtaaggctggtcggagAGATTAACGAGTAGTCGGAgatttttagtgggtcttttaaagagtttatgatgctttgtttggtctTAAATTTGGTATGTAGGTAGCAGGGAGTGTAAGGTAGGTCTTAGTTGTGTTGTTTATGGTGGTTGTTGGTTACAAGTGGTACAATAATACAGTTAATTAAGACAACTATAAGAGAAACACAATGCAACAGTTTCAAATGTCATAATCATTAGCACTGCAACTCTATATATATATCAAGAGGGATTTGAAGATGCTTACGTTGTTTTCCAACTGACCATTGAGCCATTCTTGATTTCGAAGACGTTTAGGTTGTTTTCAACAATATTAAAATGTTGTTGTGTGAAAAACAAAAAAtactgaagaaaaaaaaaattaattgtagCATATTCTTACCTCTTCAAGCAACCGCATTCGATCTTGATTTTCTTCTCTATTTGCCGTAGGAACTAACTTGGAAATTACATTATGTAAAATGGTCCGATTTGCGGAGATTCCAATGACTGAACACATGACGAAGATAAGTATGGCTGCCCATAATGATCTGTGTGCTATTACAGTGTAGACGCCGGTCATAAAAGCTAATAAGGTAGCATATAAGGACTGCATTAGTATATACACGCTACGATCGACCAATAATCGAGCCATGTCGGGTTCAGAAACCATGGACCATATCAAGCAAAAGAGGACCAACATGGAAGTACACATTGCATATACATCCGCCAATAAAAAGACTAAGAATGCTGGTTTGTTAGCCAGAAGAGCTTCCCCAGAGTTACTGTCAAGGCCACCAGGAAGAGTGAATCCTGCTGCGAATGTAATTGTCGCTAAAAGCGCAGCAACAACAGAGAGGGTGTTTCTTATCTGCTCCAAATTGGTCCCAACATGAATATATGATGTTCTTAGGTTTGGATTTACTTTGATTAGCTTGCAAATTTTCTCCTGTATGCAAGCAGTTATTTCAAATTAGACGATCAGAAATAACTGAATAATCTTAGATAATAGGTTGACTAAACATACCCATTCGTCATTTCCCTTACAAAGCTTGGCAAGTAAGTCCATGCCAGTGTTACGATTATGGTCTGCAATGGTCCTCTCGACCCCATCATCAAGGAGAAATACCTTAGCAAGAAGCATATCCTTTCTCTCTAATGCACGGTGCAAAGGCGTTGCACCATCATGATCAATTGTGTTTTTGAGCTCTGCTATTGACGGAATTTTAAGGAAATTAAGGTAATCTTTGTAAGTAGGTAGTTTTATATGGTGGAGTGGAGTGTCATTTTTTTCACGACACAGCCTTTGCAGGTCCTGACAGTTATCAACGAAGGCAAACACAGCCGCGGTCTCTTCTCTTTTACATGCTTCAATCCAATTAAAGTCTTGTTTTCGTATTTGAGAAGGGTTGGTCAATAAATTTACTAGCCATAGAGCATTTGCTTGTTTGGCATAGTCAAGGGCCGTGTTTCCTTTATCATCGCGTAAGTTTATGATCCACCAATATTTCTCAAGCAATCTTTTGCCAATGTTCTCTGTAATAATCATgattttaatcaaaataaataatcAATCTAAAGGAAACAAAAAGGCAATTTCATTATCGGAACATACCTGGACAAGAAGATAAACTATGAATTACAGTAGTTCCATCATTGCGACGGAGCATGTGGAAACGAGGCTCCTCAATTCTTAGTATCTCATCGACAGCTCGTGCACAGCCCGATCTGACAGCAAGAAAGAAGGGACTTTCGCCCTTGTTGTTGCGAATCTTACACGATGTTGGATCGATTGACAAGATCTCTAGTGCAAGTTCTTCATGTTTTGAAGTTTTATACAAAGCAGAATGCAATGGTGTGTTCCCATGTATATTCTTTATATTCCAAGGACGGCATTCTACTGCGACTAACTCTTGGTTTTCATCATCGTCAACACTCACTTGTTGCTGATAGCCGCGTATCAGGACCTGCCCAAGTTCCGAGTCCTTTTTTCTCGCAGCTATGTGCAAGGCAGTGTCAGATGCCTTGTTTTCTGTCATAAATATAATCAAACACATCTCTTACCACTGGAACACAGAAGCTTTCATGCATACAACAGGTGCCGTGTTttatttattcattagtcataTTTGGGGTAGCAGCTTAAATACGcaaacaatatttttttttttcattgggGTAGCGGTTGCTACCCTTTGCTACTCATTGGATTCGCCCCTGTCCCTGTAAAAGTAGCTTACACGGTTCGGCCACCCCTTTCTCTGCCCATTGATGAAGTATTGAGAATCCTTTGTCATCAACCTTGTCCATCCATTCTCCACATTTTTTGAACAACAATCTCATTACATTATCTGCTTTTAGGTACAAATGTTACTGACTTAAACATGTAGAGAATTTAACAAACAAACTAATTCGATATATAATCTTTAATCATTATAATCTTTTTTTATTAAATGGTTATCTTTTAATTAAGATATAATCTTTAATCATTATAATCTTTTTTCTTTTGATTAGTTttctattttaattttttatccttatattaaaatatgaaaaattaataatagTCAATTTTAAatctaataaataataaattataaaCTAAaaatctataaataccgcgcatgcaTGAGCGGAATCATACTAGTTTAAAACAAACATATAAAAAAATTGTAAGCTAATGAAAGGTGATTAAGAATTTAAGATGAATCTTAGATCTGATCCAACCTACAAACCCAATTTCAAAGCTTTACGATCGGTCAGATCTGGATCGCAATATTTTCTTTCGAGTAAATCTGAAAATCTAAATTTAGAAATGTATGGAAATTAATTAAAAGGGTAACAAGAACGAGAGTTACCAGAACAATTGTTAGCACAATGAGAGGAATTTATAGCACAATCAAAAGGCGTCGCGACAACTTTGGAGCTGAAAATCGAATTAGAAGAAAGAGGCGACATCAAGATCGTCTCAGCAACGAGATTGAACCCGTTCTTGAGGGCATAGTACAACGGAGTATTACCATCCGAATCAACCATAGTACAACTCACATAATCCCGATCCATTAACAATATCTCCATCGCACATTTCTCATTCTCCTTATTATCTTTCAAAGAAAGATGCAACGGCATCATAAGATGCGGTGTTAAAGCCAACCACGGCTTAACAACACCATCTTCATCGTAATCAACATCCAATGACGCAAACATTTCCTTAACAATCACGACAAACTCGTAGTTCGCATTCCCCTGGCTCATCACCGCCGCAGTATGGAGCGGGGTACATACATAGTCCATATCGACCTGGAACAAAAGCTGTTTTTGGATGTTTGCCGGTAGTATATTCTTCGCTTCCCTGACGAACTCGAGTTGGTTGTTCCATATCGCCAAGTGAAAAATGTTACCTCCAATATTTCCGGTTTCGTCCTTGAGAGCTTGAGTTAGAAAGTACTCAGGAGGTTGAATTGAAACTGCTTTTTTCAGGAAGCTCACATCTCCCTTCTTCGCCGCTCTCCTTAAACCCGAATCCATTGACATATTCAGTGACGGAACCAGAATTATAGTATTAGAGAATATATTAGATATTATATTAgagatattattatattattattaggaaaGATATTGTTATGGTTATCATAATAATATGCTCTAAGAATATTAGATAGCATATTATTATGATAACCATAACAATATCtttcctaataataatataataatatctcTAATATAATATCTTATATATTCTCTAATATATAGTTCGATCTACTTGTTTCTACTTTCTTGTTTTCCTAGATTCTTGCCTTTGCTTAAAATATACTATATGTCCACTACCAGCTCCTAGTGTTTtcttttttggttgttttttgtttttgtttttgttttgccgAGGAACAAATGCTAATAAACTAGTGTATTATTGTCTAACGTCTCCTACAATTGTGTCTCCCCAACTTGGTCCACTAGGCATAATTTTTTCCTAgtgataataataaatattagTCCATAGTATGGATCGGAATACTTTTTATGAGTGCTCAAATAAAGTATGAGCCCCTTGGCTATATGACGGTGATTAGTAATCATGTTTcttttatgtcattttttttATCGAATATCCGATTTTTTCCACGATATTTTAATACACACTTTAGAGTTAACTACTTCATACAAAGTACTCCCTCAATTTTTCTATTTTCATCCAATTTGCTTTATGGTGAACTTTGCCTGTAAATAAGGAGAATAAAAacaatttatttataaaactaaAACATTTACGATTAATATCAAGAAATCTATTAAGAAAAAAAttctacaaaaaaaaaagtaatatataGATGTCGAAAAAGACGGTCAATAAAGCAAATGGGGTAAAAATAGAAAAATGGAAGGAGTATTAAATTTAAGCTATTTTTCAAGTTTCAGCCACCGTTTTGATTTTAAATTTAGTAAAACAAAGCCAATTTAAGTCTGAATTCTCATAGGAATTAAGAAATAGAGACTAGGGAGTACATGATTACATGAAGTTTCATTGTATAAAATTACACTTCTTAAGAATAACAGTGGTAAGTAAAGTATAGCAAGCAATATTAATTATTATCACCAAATATATTGAAAATGATTACATGACTAACCGGTTCATCACTTACAACCATAAAACCGGTTCATCACTTAAACACCATGATGGCGGAAACACTCAAACACCATAAAACCGGTTCATTACTTACCGGAAATTTAAATGAAATAATTATATATACAAGTTGGAATGTAGATACCCAATCACAAATTTTCGACTCTTTCCGACTTTGCCCATCTcatgtcacacacacaaccaacacaAAATTAAATCTAACTCAAATCTCAACCCCGACCGACCACCCCCTCCTCCATGAATCCCGTGAATGGCCAGGAGGGAGTAACAAGGATTCGTTTTGTAGAGAAAATTACAAGTATAGTAATCTACTTGATTGTCTTCTCTTCGTCTTTCGCAATTATGATCTCCATTTCCTATCAAAagagtaaattaattaattataatttcCAATATCTTCCAAAGATTATGGCATAACACAATGTATAAATATATGTAATAAGTGATCTAATGACTAGGATTACTGAAGAAGAGAAGAGATTGAAATTATAAAGATTATATAATTACAGAAGAATGATATAAAAGTGAAAGAATGGGCTAAATGAGTTACCTCTTCGTTCGCTGGTGTTTGATATTGCTTTTCCGGACTTATACCAGGAATTAATTTGGAAATCACCCAATGTAATATGGACTTGTTTACCGCGATTCCAATGAGTGAACACATGACGAAGATAACTATGGCCGCCCATAAGGAACTGTGTTGTATTACCGTGTAGATGCCGGTCATAAAAGCTAACAAGGTGGCATATAAGGACTGCATTAGTATGTACATACTACGATCAATCAATACTCGAGCCACGTTAGGATTATTAGAATCCATAACCATAGACCATATCAAGCAAAAGAGGACTAATATGGAAGTACACATTGCATATACATCAGCCAGTAAAAATACTAAGAAAGATACTTTCTTTGCGAGAACTGCTTCCCCGGTATCACTGTTGATGCCACCAGGAAGAGTGAATCCTGCCGCGAATGTAATTGTTGCTAAAAGTGCAGCAACAACTGAAAGGGTGTTTCTCATTTGGTCCAAATTAGTCCCTTGTTGAAGAAATTTTGTATTCAGGTTTGGATCCACATTAATTAGCTTGCACATTTTAGCCTACAAGTTGTATCAAACATCGTCATTTTCCTATCAATAATATAGTATATTTATGATATGTAATCCGATAATAGCCCATGGCGCATTTTAAGGTTTTTGGACAAGTTTTAAATCGTAGCATTTAAAAGAAACTTTTAGTTTTGAACTTCAAAACTTAATCACAAATCCAATTTTTGGACAAGTTTTAAATCGTAACCAATTTTTTTTCATCAAAAAGTGAACACAGAAAATAAGTTGTTAAAACATACCCAATCTTCATTTTCCTTGCAAAGCGAGGCGAGTAAATTCATGGCAGTTTTGCCATTATTGTCTTTGATTGTCCGCTGGACTTCATCGTCAAGTAAAAGTGCCTTAGCGAAATTCATATCCTTTCTCTGTAGTGCACGGTGTAATGGTGTTGCACCGTCAATATCAATGTTGTTCTTAAGCTCTGCTATCGACGAATTTTCAAGAAAAGAACGGTAAGCATTGATAGTAGGCAGCTTAATGTGGTGTAACGGGGTATCACTTGCATCGCGACATAGAATTTGTAGGTTTTGACAGTGATCAACAAAGGTAAGAACAGCATCGACTTCCTCTCTTTTACATGCATTAATCCAATCGAAGTCTTCTTTTTCTATGACAGAAGGGTCGCTCAACATATTAATTAGCCAAGGAACGTCATTGCGTTTGGCATATTCAAGGGCCGTCTTTCCTTCATTATCTTTCAAGTTGAGAATCCACCAGTATTTGTTAAGCAACATTCGGCATGTTTTCTCTGCGCTCGTGATAAACTTATATCAGTTCTTTTTCCAAACAAAGCAAGAAGGCCAGCTGGCCAGGTACATGAACCatttttatactccctcccatccggACCAAAGGTAACATGGACTCACTTTTCTTCTCACAAAAAGTAagtcaatgttacctttggtcttgATGGGAGGGAGTACACGCTAATGTATAAAAGTAAACAAACGTACCTGGAACAGCAGATAAATAATGAAGCACAGTGGTTCCGTCATTGCGACGAAGCATCTTGAACCGAGGCTCATCAATTTTCAAGATCTCATCCAAAACTCTTGGACATCCAAACATGACAGAAAGAAAGAAGGGACTTTCATTCTTATTGTTAAAGACCTGACACAACATTGGATCGATTGACAGGATATCTAATGCAAGTTCTTCATATTTTGCATATAAGGAACAATGTAACGGTGTGTTTCCGCGAATGTTCTTTATTGTCCAAGGAGGGCACTCTGCAGCAGCTACATCGTCTTGGTTTATCTCCTTCACTAAGTTCAATTGTTGCTGATAGCCGCGTATCAAGATTTCCCCTAGTTTCGATTCCTTCTTCCTCGCGGCTAGGTGCAATGGAGTGTCGGCCTTCTTGTTTTCTTTCAAAAAAATCATTTCCTTAAAGATTTTGGTCTTCCCGTCAGCAACATCATCATCTCCGTCTAATAGTATTTTACACGGCTCATCCTTCCCATGCTCGGCCCATATATGAAGTATTGTGAATCCTCTTTCATCAATCTTGTCCAACCATTTTCCAAACTTTTTGAATAGCAACCTCACTACATTCTCTGTTATTACATAATAACAAATGTTAAGAGACTTGGACATGTAGGAATCCCACATTTTTAAAAATGATTGGCTAATGAGGAACTATAAATACTGATATAGAATTCATTTACACTTTTTCCCCTCTATTTTCGTACTTTCCGACTCtatttgagtcggttttatatGTCCTTGCTTGCATTTTTGTGCCCCGAGCCCCTTGACTATGACATTGTGCCCTCCTTGTAGGAATTGAGGCGGGAACGGCAGAATTGAAGCAAGAAGACGGGTtgattagattaagtatgaaagAAGGAGGAAAATGAGCTGAGTTATAGTCCCAGCCAATAGggcggcagccggtcaaccggctgggaGCCCAAATGTATACAACTCAACTCATTTTGGTGAAGTTACAAAAGACTCCCAGCCGGTCATAAGACCGGCAGCCGGCTACCCTGCTGGGAAAACGAGAGATGTGAAGAAATGATGCAGAGTTACAGGAACTTCTCAGCCGGTCATAAGACCAGCAGCCGGGCACTCGGCTGGGAGCACCCATGAAGGCTTGGAAGTCAACAAGAAGAAGAGGAAGTCAATGCACTCTCAGTCGGTCATAAGACCGTGAGTTGTTACTGGCTGGGAGTACGTTTCCGCGTTTTGAAACCCATTTGTAACTTCACCCTAATTATGGTGCAACCTATAAAATACCCCATCCCTTAACCATTTGTAGACACAACCCTAGACTTATAATTTCCTTACCAAGTTTGAATCTCTCCTAACTAGTTTACTAATTTTTCCCTATTTAGAACAagataattatatcattattagtGCTAGtatttgggttgtaagaagattgaagatttctcctttcttatttcaatccaagttcctttctttgctattgaattggtataatttctctccttagtttcatttgtttacctttgttttctcttaaagttttgtttagttgtttagGCTAGAATTCttctttttgttgtttttctCTCTCTTGTTGATCTTTTCCTTGTTCACCATTGTTGTTTACAcccaaagattgaatctttgagtttcttgtgttaaagattgagtctttgggtTTCTTGTGTTAAAGTTTATGTCTTTTGGTTCAATCCTTATCCATCTTAGATTAATTTGTCTTTCCTCATAATTTTTGTTGGTTTATTGCAtgattaatactccctccaatccaatccaaactacccacTTGCTTTTGGGTGGTCTTTGAGGCGCACTTTGACTTGCGtttttctttctttgtaaataattttttttttttttgcaaaaaatataatttatgaaGATATTTTCATAATACAACTAAATATGTAAATTTTATCGTTCAAAGTTTTATATTTTTCTATGAATTAACTGTCAAACTTTTCAAAGTTTGACCTCTAAAAAGCAAGTGGGTaatttggattggattggaggtagtagtagaatttattctcccatcatgtttatgcttaaagaatctatctttactaattattttgtcttaataaccatgattagtgagtagtcttttaactAGGACTCGATTATCCCCGACATGAGTTTCCTACTTGGTTAAGACCCATTTAATTGGTCATTTTAGGTGGTGGTAAAGGAAAATTAAGAGGATTGAATTGAG from Silene latifolia isolate original U9 population chromosome 5, ASM4854445v1, whole genome shotgun sequence encodes the following:
- the LOC141655818 gene encoding protein ACCELERATED CELL DEATH 6-like, with amino-acid sequence MLLNKYWWILNLKDNEGKTALEYAKRNDVPWLINMLSDPSVIEKEDFDWINACKREEVDAVLTFVDHCQNLQILCRDASDTPLHHIKLPTINAYRSFLENSSIAELKNNIDIDGATPLHRALQRKDMNFAKALLLDDEVQRTIKDNNGKTAMNLLASLCKENEDWAKMCKLINVDPNLNTKFLQQGTNLDQMRNTLSVVAALLATITFAAGFTLPGGINSDTGEAVLAKKVSFLVFLLADVYAMCTSILVLFCLIWSMVMDSNNPNVARVLIDRSMYILMQSLYATLLAFMTGIYTVIQHSSLWAAIVIFVMCSLIGIAVNKSILHWVISKLIPGISPEKQYQTPANEEEMEIIIAKDEEKTIK
- the LOC141654701 gene encoding uncharacterized protein LOC141654701, which codes for MRDAGIAGNVEYLKKIIAVNPPDYLVTVPDGGRNILYYGVIAKKVKFLREAINIVPRDVVKQLLLQPDNLNNDENMLGIAALNIDYELVKVVRELYESVSWSSQDEKPWLRLNSKKMTALHTILIKVVKEIFEEQEKCAMEILLTDPEFVNCTVVDNYGHTPLYYALKNGFNTRVSEKILMAPLPANSIYSDNLENYTSPFSFATNNCSENVVRLLFKKFGKWLDKIDERGFTILHIWAEHGKDEPCKILLDGDDDVADGKTKIFKEMIFLKENKKADTPLHLAARKKESKLGEILIRGYQQQLNLVKEINQDDVAAAECPPWTIKNIRGNTPLHCSLYAKYEELALDILSIDPMLCQVFNNKNESPFFLSVMFGCPRVLDEILKIDEPRFKMLRRNDGTTVLHYLSAVPGTFVYFYTLACTPSHQDQR